TTAACACCATACCGAGCCTAGTATTGGATAAAGATGCCTTAGAACTAGTAGATAAGGATGTTACCATTATAGATATTGCCTCTGCTCCTGGCGGAGTGGATTACGAATATGCAAAACAGCAGAATATAAATGCCCGACTGTGTCTCGGATTGCCTGCGAAAGTGGCCCCAAAAACCTCAGCCGATATCTTAGTAACTGAAATTTATGGATTATTGAAAGAAGTGATAACATGACTCTTAGCGGAAAAAATGTAGGTGTGGCCCTGACCGGATCTTACTGTACCTTTGATAAGGTCTTTCTTCAAATAGAACGGCTAGTGCAGGAAAAAGCCAATGTATATACCATATTTTCCGATCGTTCTCAGATCACAGATACTCGATTTGGAAAGGCAGAAGATTTTCTTAACAAAGCGATGTCAATTACAGGAAACGATCCTATAACCACCATTGTTGACGCAGAGAAATTAGGTCCAAAAAATATTCTGGACATTATTGTGATTGCCCCCTGTACTGGTAATACCCTGGCAAAAATGGCAAATGCCATAACTGATTCACCAGTTTTAATGGCCGCAAAGGGACTTCTGAGAAATGGTAAACCCATTGTAATTGCTATCGCTACGAATGATGCCCTTAGTAATAATCTGAAGAATATCGGTTTATTAATCAATACCAAGAGCATCTATTTTGTACCCTTCGGTCAGGATAATTATATGGGAAAACCTTATTCTATGATTTCTCATTTTAATCTAATCGTTCCAACGCTGGAGGAAGCCCTGGAGGGAAGGCAGTTGCAACCAATCCTTATGCCCCCTCAATAAAGATAACGTTCATTTATATAGAAAGATTAGCAATTCACATACGTAGTATATATGCTTTAGAAATAATATTAAAAAGCAAGGGAGCTTTACGTTCTGATTAAATTCTTCGTTCAGGATAAAAGCTTCCTTTGTCAATGTATAGTAAGATGTCTTTAGTCGCCAAAAGCGGCAGAATGGAGGAAACTATGTGCGGAATCGCCGGCTTTTGTAACATTAATCGTGATTATACAAAGGAGACCAGCAAATGGTATGGTATCTTAAAAAAAATGCAGAGATCCCTCATTCATCGTGGTCCTGATGATGAAGGCGATATGATATATCCTCAGGTAGGGCTGGCTCATACCAGGCTATCGATCATTGATCGTAATCGCGGGCACCAGCCAATCACCAGGGAA
The nucleotide sequence above comes from Variimorphobacter saccharofermentans. Encoded proteins:
- a CDS encoding dipicolinate synthase subunit B, with translation MTLSGKNVGVALTGSYCTFDKVFLQIERLVQEKANVYTIFSDRSQITDTRFGKAEDFLNKAMSITGNDPITTIVDAEKLGPKNILDIIVIAPCTGNTLAKMANAITDSPVLMAAKGLLRNGKPIVIAIATNDALSNNLKNIGLLINTKSIYFVPFGQDNYMGKPYSMISHFNLIVPTLEEALEGRQLQPILMPPQ